Genomic window (Verrucomicrobiota bacterium):
CACTTTCGCGGCCTCAAGAAATGTCGGTGCCAGGTCGACGAAACTTATCATGTCGTCGATCACCCGTCCACCTGGAATTTGCTTTGCCCATTTCACAGCCATCGGCACGTGCAGGCCGTACTCGTATACGTTGGACTTGGCTCTTGGGAAAGGCATGCCGTTGTCACTGGTGACGATGACAAGGGTGTTTTCCAACTCCCCGCGTTCTTCCAGTATATCGAGCATCCGTCCCAAATGTTTGTCGAACCACTCGACCTCTACGCTGTAATCGAGGATGTCGGACCGGACGATAGGCGAATCGGGCAGGAAGGCTGGGACCTGGGCATCGCCGAGTTTTTTGCCGTTTCGTTTACCGATGCCGTCGCTGTAACGGCGATGAGGTTCGGTGCCGCCGTACCAAAAGACGAAGGGCTTGCCGTGTGGGCTGGACTTTAAAAAATCCTGGAAGTTGCGTGCGTAATCGTTGCTGTTGATGCCTTCGGGAGAAGGCGCCTGGAAGCTGTTGTATTCCGTTCCGCTCGGATTCCGGAGCCGTCCGGTCCCTCGCCAATCGCCTGGCCCCCAGCCTTTACCGGTGAAACCAACCCAGTAACCGGCATCTTCAAGAATGTCGGGATAAACTGGATACTTGGGCGGAAACGTGCTGGAGAAATTGCCGGCGTGTTCAATCTGCCACGGATAGCGGCCTGTCAGCAGCGATGCTCGAGAGGGGCTGCAACTGGGATAGGCGACAAAGGCATTATTGCAAAGGACACCCTCACGAGCAACCCGGTCGAAGGCCGGCGTTTGGGTGGATTGATTTCCGTAGGCCGAAGCATGCGGCCAGGATTGGTCGTCGGAAATTGCGATTAAGATGTTTGGACGGGAGTCCGATGCGTGGATGACGGTCCCCATAGATATCAGAATCGCCAAGCAGTACAAGACTATTCGTCTAACAATTCCGGCTGTTGTTTGTTGCCTTATTGCAATAGGCGATAAGGATCCAGTCGATTGCGTATAGGTATTGCAGAGTGAATATTTGCTCAAACTCATCGGGATTTCAGTTATTCAAACCACGTCGTAAAAGACTCTACAGGTTCACGCTCAGTGCGGTACTTATTTACCGGGTCTTCCGAAGCCGGGTAACCTAAAGCCACGCCGCAGACCAGCGACAGCGAATCAGGCAGTTGTAGAATCCCTCGCACGATGTCCGGAAACTCGGCCATCGAAGCTTGCGGGCAGGTTTCCAGTCCGTGTCCGCGAGCGGCCAGCATTACATTCTGGATAAACATACCCATGTCGATCCACGATCCTTTTTCCAGAACGGAGTCGATAAAGAACATCAACTCGACCGGAGCCCCGAAACCGTTGTAATTCTTCATCCATTGATGGGTCCTGGCGTTTTTGTCTTCGCGTTTAATTTCCAACGCTTCGTAGAGCGCTAATCCGCAAGCCTTTTGGCGGGACCGATACGGCTCGGGAAAGCGTTTAGTATAATATTTGTAGTCGGGATTCGGAGCCTGCCCTGAAGAGCGCGCCTCAATGAGGGCATCAGCGATCTTCTGTTTGGTATTTCCGGTGATTACCATGACTTGCCACGGCTGAGTGTTGACACCGGAAGGCGCCCATCGGGCCGTATCCAGGATTTGGTGAATTATATACTTCGATACCGGCTCATTCGAGAACGCTCTCTTGGATGCTCGGTGTCGTATTGCCTCCATGACGCCCAATGGAGTAATTTCTGGGGACGTTGCTTGAGTCTGTCCCGTTACGGTGGTTTCGAGTGGATTCATTGCGTTCCCTTCGTCGATATACTCAGTTGCGACTCAGCATGGGCCAGGATCTTTCCGCGTGCAAACCAGGCACGTTTGTATTGTCCGTTGGTGTACCGTTTGGTCTGGTCGGCGAAGTGCAGCGACTTCGGGTCGTCGCTCTGTCCATAAGGTACCATGGTGAAGACACGCGGGGGGCTGCTCATCTCGGCCATCATCATACCGTCAGATCCGGAAGCATCCAGCCACATGCCATCCTTCGACCGTTTGGTGTTTTGAGAGGTTTGCCACATACCTTGGGAAACACTATCAGCCGCGCCACTTGGAAAGCGGGTGCCATCGGCCAATTGGATTACATTGATGTTGCCCCATTTCGGGGTGGGCGTTCCGTGTAATTTTACCAACGAAGCTACCGCCTTAACCAGTGCTTCATGAGCTCGCTTAACTTCCTCAACGGGTACCGCTTCCGGGTGGTTGGGCAGGGCGGGTAGCACATTGAGCATGTCGGCAACCTGTCCGAGGACTGCCCAGTCAGGATCGTCTTTTTCATTGGCGGCGATCACGGCCAGCCATTCCCGATAGATGGAGTAACCGCGGGACTCTTTGTTCGCCACTGGATTTTTCATCCACTCAGCCAGCGTTTTCATGGCGATGTCGACCT
Coding sequences:
- a CDS encoding nitroreductase, encoding MGVMEAIRHRASKRAFSNEPVSKYIIHQILDTARWAPSGVNTQPWQVMVITGNTKQKIADALIEARSSGQAPNPDYKYYTKRFPEPYRSRQKACGLALYEALEIKREDKNARTHQWMKNYNGFGAPVELMFFIDSVLEKGSWIDMGMFIQNVMLAARGHGLETCPQASMAEFPDIVRGILQLPDSLSLVCGVALGYPASEDPVNKYRTEREPVESFTTWFE
- a CDS encoding sulfatase, which produces MSLSKYSLCNTYTQSTGSLSPIAIRQQTTAGIVRRIVLYCLAILISMGTVIHASDSRPNILIAISDDQSWPHASAYGNQSTQTPAFDRVAREGVLCNNAFVAYPSCSPSRASLLTGRYPWQIEHAGNFSSTFPPKYPVYPDILEDAGYWVGFTGKGWGPGDWRGTGRLRNPSGTEYNSFQAPSPEGINSNDYARNFQDFLKSSPHGKPFVFWYGGTEPHRRYSDGIGKRNGKKLGDAQVPAFLPDSPIVRSDILDYSVEVEWFDKHLGRMLDILEERGELENTLVIVTSDNGMPFPRAKSNVYEYGLHVPMAVKWAKQIPGGRVIDDMISFVDLAPTFLEAAKVKHLGPFPMAGRSLMNILKSKKQGLVDPTRDAVIAGRERHASARYRNYGYPQRVIRTHDYIYLRNFEPNFWPAGQPQAYDHDGTLRPMHEAYYDIDSSPSKSLLVSEREDPAIAEYFNLAMAKRPAEELYDIRNDSACVNNLANAPEYATVRDQLRSRLDKELRESEDARLTGDPTIFRTYKRMVRGDRLPDPEDPNPGPIEAIEPPVRERHGGELPPDSKAGISWVIEALAGAQDIRGVWLSTAIPEVLLGHTGFTMTTIHDQQPIQVRLFTDSKNRKHLCWRLDETLQSGEARRYRITPVDDKTLDTLAYDPTQPEPDSPVWITIIHGQS